tttgtataatatatgtagtatatacacacatgcgtccttaaattttaacacttttttactAAGTAATTAATGTCGTTTCACCCACTATAATTCTTTTACATTTTAGCTTTGTTTTATGTTCTTCATTTGAATTACACGGTTTAACAAATaagaattgaaatattttatttaatctgGCCAGTCCACCTCAATCAGGCTTCCACTAATAGCAATTTTTCCTTTTCCACCGTAAATTTGTTTGCAATACGCGCTATGTTTTTAATATCTAcagttaatttttgttattattgaacTGATGACAACaggttttaatttcttttcgcaattgattttcttttcggtaattttcatatatgtagatacgtTATATCCAATAAAACGTATCAGCTTGGAATTAGATTATGCATATTTGTGGTTCTTAACAAGTTTTTTATTGGTCTCGAGGTCTTAATAAGGTTTTGTATTGGTATTTTTCATGAAACGAAGTATTCAAGTTCCTATATTCATGCAaaattctattttatatttacgtaattttatgcacatacatatatttaacacaTCTTCATTTTTTTAgctattttgatatatttgtaacagtattatgtaaataaatgctaAGATTCTATTGCACCTAGGTACATGTTTCTCTTTTTGCTTCCAAtgtttataattgaaaaaaaaatgtttgttaacacaagaaaataattaaaatttcatggttgctatatacatattattaaatatattacttcatatattttttcgttcATGTCAATATGCAGTTCTTTTTATTGTTGAGTTGTCGACGGCCGTTAGTAGTGTATATTGAATTCCAGACTTTTTATGGTCACCTTGTAGCATTGTTGCCAAAGAAATCTTCTGCAAttaaaatatgccgaaaattgtaatacaaaaatttattttcattatgaaGTTTTAGATTGCGAATCAAATAGTCTGCCAAAGATGAgttaataatttcattcaataaatttttatttcaaaataatatgcGTACACTTCTATAAATATATCCAttctatattaataatatagTTTGTTACTAATTCTCTAAATAATTAAGCGTAATACTTACGTGCATCGAAGCTAAAGTTCATGGAAGGATCTGGTGTATTAAGTAGTGCATTTTGGCTAACACCAGTTCCTATTGACCCAGATTGATGTTGTTGCATGCTAAGCGAATTTGTACTATTTAAACCTCCAGAATTACCACCACTCATTGGTCCCTGTTGAGCACTGCTCAAGGGACTTTGCGGGGTGGAAGTTATTCGCAGACCGCCAGGACCGCCATTTCCTCCGCCGCCACCTGGCACTCCGTTTCCACCAGAAGAAGCACCAGCTCCTCCAGCGGCAGCAGCCTGTTGTTGAGCACGTCCGCTTACTACAGCCCGCAATTCCTGTTTTACGAAATCAGAAGAGTTTGCTGCATTACCTGctgaaaaaaacaaacaaagtaaaaaataaacatttaacaaaataaattaaaaaattataaacattatttttcactctaattatttacatacattgttATTCTGATATGTTTACATGATACGTTAtgatttgtatgtatgaataaaaaaataatcccaTTTAATACATAACGatgcatacatataacataGTCAACAACACAAATGTGTAAAAAGGACGTTTAATCTAATGTTCATTTACCACCGATTGGcgctcaaaataaaattatgttatttacaATACGAAAATCCAGTTCGGATTCGGTTTCTGCAACTTTATTTAAACTATGACTAtgttaaaattattacatataaaaaagtaatataaaatttaaatctttttagaAATGGAATGGAATACCAGCTGGTTTGTCTCTCaataattcacaaaaataatGTGCCCCAAAAGTTATCGATTAACGATTTCCCATTTTAATCAACTTGGcctaattacttttaatttcatatgtacatcaaatatattaatattttaataaaataaagcaaataaataaatcaaataagcaatatatagttttattttaaaattttacaattttatagaaAGTTGTAATGAAATAACGGTTTTGATCTGtgcataaaattaatgaaatgcataacgtattttttaatacatttacgTAAGCCATTCGCTAACGGGCAGAATGTATAAATAATCAGATAGAACGATGTAGGAAGTAAGGAAGTTtgtgtaatttattttagtaattataTCTAACATACAAAGCATTTATGTACATCATgagtatatacaataaaagtGTGAGCTCAACAACGGTAAGTactaaccaaaaattttaatatcaaaataacaGTTTGACAAATAcaccatattttttgaaataaatatattattcagaGCACATTTGCATGTTTCGCTTTTCGGGTtattatgtgaaaaattaaatatctgcaaataatttcattatacTAACAATTTCGGCTATTTTTActcacatatacacattaatatgATTAATACAGAAGGatttcaatacaaatatttttttttattttattttattaacttcagAACAccaatttgatttaaataataaaacatggTTTGGaagaaattctaattttttagaTCGAAAAAATTTACACATAGTAGATCAGTAttctttgtgaaaaaatttttatggtcTTCCTTTTTACATTATCGGCCTGATAATAAACATAAAGATCGAATATAAGTTTAACATCTATATAcattaagtatatatttttgtattagatACAAATGTAGggaatgcacatattatatggtacaaattatatatgtatattattttatattccaaGTTGGTAAACGCTTACCGGCCTGAGCGCGACCATAAAATtcgttttgtgtttgttgtggGGTCGCATGAGCAGCATGCTGCATATTATTGTACATCATGCCACCAAAGCCAACAATACCGACACTCCCGCCGACGCTGACACCGCCATTTACGCCGAGGCTTGTGGCGGCGCCATTGCCGCTTGTACCTACAATATTTTCGTGATTTACATTCGCAATGAAAGGGCGTGGAGAGCCTGTTTTGGGTTAATACGAGATTTGCATTTTAAGTTCAAAACTATATTTACTGGACGTATTCAGAAATATTTCTAATAGTAAAACTTTTCTAatagatttataaattataataaataaatgtggagcactaaaatcggttcagtactCTTCTTGGCGGTTACTGTTTACTGAGTAACTAATATAATAAAGCAAATACGAATAAATAGTCGTGTTTAcgcttttgtgtatttttttaatttaaaaaaattcaatagatAATATTTGACATTTAAGGTAATACGAATATTTCGATAACATACAATTTATGTAGTTCGATTTGACTTTAGGCATAAGCCTTAGCGtttatttgctaaaaatttttttagcaatcagtatttttttatccaaaatttaattgttaattttttgatttattcgtctacaatgtttttttttttgatatcttTTAAGCGATAGTTTCAGTGCGATTTTcgaaaaaccgattttttttgttgctttatcaGATTAGTGGAGAACCTTGCGACTCcaatttttaaacgcgtttttctcagaatggtgctatggaagttttttaattttttttgtttgaaatcttcctatttttttctatgaaaaactgtcgaaaacaGGGCCAAAATCGATACGTTTTGATCAAAAGCGGGATAGCGACTTTCCCacagataaataatttttttgaaatttttcttttagatcAAAATTGTATTGTAGCTATTATAcaaccaataaataaacataaaaaaaatattttgtattcgtcatgaatgAACGTAAAAAAACTGgaccgattagttaatttcaaccTTAAGaatcgcgaaaatcagtgatttgtCGGAAAGTCACACTGAAACGGATCAATTTCAACCTTAAGaatcgcgaaaatcagtgatttgtCGGAAAGTCACACTGAAACGATCCCCTAACTTACTAATTGTTGCTTCGCCATGCGTAAAGCAGTTATTATCCTACTTTTCGGTATCAGCAGAAATTTTTCCATCaaactattatttttcattaacacATGTAATTTCTTTTCAGTGTAATgttaagtataaaaattaccTAAACATTCATAActcaaattgtaaacaaaaaagtgtgaaaataaaattttgttaaaatctaaattaatgttttaaagtaattttaattgtttttaagtcGCTGAATTGAATTTTAATGGTACTAGAAAGGGAAAGGTTAAATTTGAGAACTTGTATTTTcgtcatatatattttattatttgatagaTTTGATTTTTAAGTACTTATTTGCAGTTTTCACATTAGGGAACATCGAAAAATACACCACGCATTGCTTAAAATTGATACACTTAATATTCTCATATGAATTATAATTGGAAACATACCCACTGGGGCTCGAGGCTTATAACCACAAAAGGCAGAGAGTTAATGAAAGCTCTTCAAATGACTGGGTGCAGTACTCGTATCATGTCTAGTGGAACACCAACTTTTTGGCCAACAGATCCACTTAAAACACAAGAtcttattgattttttcattacaaaacaTGTCTCTTCAAATTATATGTGCATAGAAAGCGGTTTGGATATGACCTCTGACCATTCACCAGTATATTTAACACTACACGAAAGGGTTGTTATTAAGAAACTTCCACTTAcgctaacaaataaaaatattgactgGGAATACTTTAAGCAATTGCTATCCAATGTTGATAGTCACGTAAAAATAAGTTGTAATTCCGAGCTAGATAACGAAATCATGAATTTgacaaatacaattcaatatgcAGCATGGAGTAGTACACCAATTAAAAGAAACGTCACAGCAGGTCATAAGCATACtatagaaattaaagaaatggtaGCAGAAAAACGCCGATTACGCCGAAAGTGACAACAAACAAGATCTCCATCTGACAAAAGTTGTCTTagcaaattgtgtaaaaaacttaccaataagataaaggcatttaaaaatataactctcAGCTATTATCTGAACGACCATAGAAAAAATCGACTGGGTTTGACCTTATTACCAGTGAAATACCTGTACTGAATACAGCTTCCTCACAACGTTGTATGTAAAATTACTGCTATAATGAATGCTACTATAAATCGTCAATACGTATCTATTTATTGGAAAACTGCAGAGGTAAATATGTTCAATAAACCCGGTAATCCAACGCATGAAATTACTTCGTATCGGCCCATATCTTTCCTGCCAATACTTtcaaaacttttggaaaaactgcttgCTGTGCGTATTAACAACATAATTGAAGGAAGCTGATACCGGTGCATCAGTTTGGCTTTCGAAAAAACGAGAGACTAAATCAGTACACATTGATTTCACATACAACAATACTACTACGCCTTGGTATGTTCGCAGTCACGATCTTGAACGCGATCTCGGAATTGACTCAGTTGCTGCATCGTATTAGTTACAAtagcaatgaaataaaaaaaaaataaaaaatttaaaaaatatgaattaaccATGCGCATCCTGTTTAGATTTGCGTCTATAAGTTCTGGGTTATTTCAAAACTTAtaatattacaacaaatatCAGAGAAATATGCTTATTAAGTAAAGGATAAATAGTCTTTTGAAAAAAGATGTTTTCGCAGAAACCACCCctgcagccatctgcttggagcggaaccgcctcctaggagcatcaaaaggtcattcctggactacgtcgacgacgtcgtacagtacgccaaccggacttcggacgcaactaactttcgacaggtactgaccgccattcacagcgaagccatcaacaccttcaccaacTCCCTttccgtgaatggcgttcttggaatcaaaccaccacccatagcagacgaagagctccagctgccgcgagaaacgcgtgtgacccttgcgcaacttcgttctggatactgtagcaggttaaactcctacttatccagaatagaccctgacatactgaatgtatgtcctgcatgcaacgagtctccgcatgacactgaccacctctttgcatgccctacgaaccctactcatctaacaccctcctccctttggtccgaccccgtcgaaacagcacgtttcctgggcctaccgttagataacatcgacgacaacacaaatgacatttaccatcccaacggggattgaatttccgttaagacaacaacaacaacaacagagcgaagcaaaaaaaaatttaattgtgaaAAATGAGCAAATGATCGTCGATGATCACTAACTCCCATACCCACGACAactatgtacataaacatacgtacatatgtatatactatattaccGCCGAAATGTATAAATCGTCGCTAAGTTAACAAAATTCGTTGAATCGACAATTTTGCGACATGTTGGCGATGTTGGCAGTTCTGTACTTTTTGCAGTGCTTTGTTTTGAAGTACTGTAATTTTCGATTGGACTCCATTTTCATGCCGTCAAATTTAGATAAAATGAGCTAAATCAAGGAATGTGCTTTGAACTTATACAAAAAATGATAATTGTACAgaaattgtataatttaatgTCAGATATAGTACATAATATGacacaaatgaaaaaaacaaatttaagttcTTTAACACTCTCTGCTTTCATATTCCTAATTAAACCAAAATGTtgtgatatataaaattattcgacaatagaaaaaaaacattgttttgtaaaaattggaaattagtTTGCGGTGCTCAGTAGTACTCATGCTTGAGTATGAATGCGTGAGTATGCTCGACCGCCAATACATCGGCCCTCGCTGCTTTGtagttcttcagacgggtaattgctattcgattTCATAGTCTGTCAATGAAGCGTCTGAACGTCTGCACGTCTTCAATTGGTGAATCGGTTTCACTATCTCCTGGTTTTATGCTTTCACTGACATTCAGCACGTTGGAGAAGTATttccttcataattttagtatactcTGGACATCCGTAACTAGATCACCTcagggggttctacaagaggaGTGAGCCATGTgttgaagttcacgcaaatgaggaaagttctcagaCTGCCATTCATTTGAGAGTGGGCAGAAagtattattttacaaatggctcaagcagctcacgacttccggttttagaccaagtatcctctgagtagcaaaagaacatccgtttgaaggcgagctaaagtgagaagtcgaaccatccctccccagggttgtgcgctggttttGGGACCCGCCCCGTAAAAAAACCTCCCGATGAAgaggaaacaacagcctcggacgagaaaccccctttttgatgacgacagCTTAACTTGCAATTGATAATTAAGGATgtttccgattttttttatgtgaTTAATTGTGAGCaggatttattttttgtgttcagttcaataaatttattttatagacaGAGACCTAAGTGAACAAAATGTGAATCTAATCATGAGACTAACAATATCGTGATCACTTCCGTGGCGACTGATGTAGATAAGCTTGAAAACTTGATGTCCCCATAATTCCAATGCGggcaaatttaatgaaacttttatattttgacgATTTGACCGTActgaataatatatttaaatttaaataacatatttttcagtCAGAATGTCTAAGCTTAAATGTTGTTAgcttatataaaaaagaattaaatgtaCAATTAACAAAGAagaatgaatatatgtatgttcgaaATCGAAAGTAGTCTTACTAAAAAGCGCACgaggaaacaaaatatttcagagacttattttcacatttttaaactCAATGATTTTAACGTTATTCAATTGAATAATATACAAGTACTTTTATACAGAAGtctaattaatataattaatattgttTACTTACTAACACTAAATTAAAAGTGGATTAGTATGCTTCTGAAATCtttcatcaatatatatattaaaaagagCTTTTGGCATCCTACTACTCTGACATCATTACgagaaatacataaaaaaatcaaatggacATTCAGTACCAATATCAAAACTTTATAAATATGTTGGAGCTAAGGATCTTTCCACCTTACTATCCTACAAAGTTTGGTTTCTTTCTTTAGTACTTCATCATATTACGCTATTACGAAACTTCATTTCTTTAGCGTTATTCGCaaacttttagtagttttggaCAATACTACAACATGCGTAGTAGTAAAGATATTTGCTGTCCTcggagatatatatatatatttatcaaatatgggcatgttttgcaaaaaaaattaacaagctCAAGAATAATTTATGAATCATAGTATCGTTTTGTGAGTGTGGAATTGAGGGCGATTATGCCGTGCACGCAGGTTAGTAATGTTGACTTTACTTTTGCTATAATAACTTTAGCACGGaccatacatataaattaatatatttcttcatTGTGATCTTTtagatacgtacatatgtaggtaaatcGCAATAACTATTACcgttattttatacttttacaaaaaaaaaacgttatcaGAACCAAAttattacacaaaaaatattcaatcagAAGCAAATGGGAGGatgcagaaataaaaaaaataaaagtattttgctTCTAGCACAACAACTTTGAGCAGATAAACGGTATTGGTTAAAACGATCTGTCAATTAGAAACCTACAAACCTACGTTAGAGAGCGGACATTCTCTGTGTTATTACTCTTtgatgtaaatattaataatataacaattttcaattacTACAAATGTTTTCACTTACCAGGTAAATGTTGGGTAGTTTGCGGAACGCTACCCTGGCGTTGCATtcgttgcatttgttgttgctggaaTACGTTTGAGCTGGGTCCACCATATGGTGACTGTGGAGATGGAGAATTTGAGGTACCACCACTAAAACCACCAGATTCGCCACCTTGAAAAGAATTTTGCCGCTGCAGACCGACATTAGTTCCAATATTACTAGTAACTGCATTGCCAGATACACCCCCTCCGTTTGGAGAGTTGAGACTTCGCCGCTGATTTTGATACGGACGTGTTGTATAAGGACTAACACCCTGCTAAaggaattacaaaaaataaaaaaaatgtgctcAAAGCTAAATTTTATTCACTAACTTGTAACTGCGCGCTTAACATAGGATTATGTTGTTGTAATGAATGACCGCGTTGAGTTGTCACATTTCCACTTAGTTGTACACTTGGCGTACTAACATTACCACTAGCATTCCATTGTTGAGATGACGGCATGCCTGTAGGTGATTGTATACCACCTGCTCCTCCACCAAAAGGCGGTTGGCGTGGTGATAGCTGCGGAGTAACATTAGCGTTTGCTGCTTGGGCAGCCTGAAACGccatctgttgttgttgctgagcattcacttgttgttgctgctgtgaaATATGCTGTTGATGATGGGGCGATAGACGTTGTCCGCTTTGTGAATATTGCGGTGCATAACCTACGAGGTGGagtgtaataaaatatatgtgacgggaaaatcaaaaatgaaatgCTGGTAACTAACCTGCATTCGTTTGTGGACTAAATGGTGCATTACGTTGCCCTGGActtaactgttgttgttgtagtaaacTCTGTGAAAAATTCGGACTCAGTTGCGAATCGGGCGGCAAGTTGGTACGAGATAAGGCGACATTTGGCGCTACTGTGTTATTCAACAGCGAACCAATGTTGTTGATGTTCGGATTTAGACCTATACGGCacatttagtataaataaatataaaaaatatatgtaattattctTTTTACGTACATAACTGATCTGTGCGCGCTGTTGCACTCTCAGGAACCAAaagctgttgcttttgttgttgctgaagAAGACGCtctttctgttgttgttgctgttgctgctgttgacgAATTCGATACTGCTGATGCGCTGGCAAAACAGAGCCTCCAGGTGTCGTAACAGTATTCATTGGGCCCCTGTTACGTGACGCCGAATACATAGGTGGCGGTCGTTGGAAACTTTGATTGGCGTTGACACGTAATACCTCCAACATTTGTTGTACCTGAGTTGACTGTTGATTGCCTCCAATTGCAGCCTGCTGCCTTTGCAACATCTGCAGATGATGCTGGAgctgtagctgttgttgttgctgagttAAACTCCCTCCACTGCCACTCCCCATTACGTTGCCAGGATAGGCTGGCGGTTGCGGCTGTTGTTGatgatgttgctgctgttgcagttGAGATGTCTCGACCATCAATGAATTTTGAATAGCGTTGATAGCCATGCGTTCATTAATCTCTTGCTGCGTTAATCCAGCCAAGGCAGTGGGAGTAGGTGCTGATACAAATGGCCCATCGTCTGAAACGTAATCCATAACGCTATCCAAAATCTTAGATAATTCTGAATCGCCATCAGCGCCGCTAGGGGCGGCTAATTGGGAGCTTGCTTGTGATGTCACTATTGACGCTGTGACGTTGGCTGTCCCTGAGGTAGCTGTGGTGTTATGTGAAGATGTTCCGAAGGCGTCCgatgaagaaaaatttatttgcggTTGAGATAGTTGTGTTGGTTGCTGATGTGAAGAACGTTGAATGTTACctaaacattgttgttgttgttgctgttgttgctgttgttgtaggtggagttgttgctgatgttgctgctgttgcagcGTGAGGTAGGCATCGGAAAATTGTTTGCGCATACTATTGCTCCGTCCAACGGCTCCGACAGAACTGCCTCCTGCACTAATTGATGAGGTCGTCGTCATTGTGCCGCTTTTTGGAGGCATGCCACCTAGACTATTCGGCGCTGAAACACTCATAACACCGAGTGTCGAGTTGACGCGGCTTGCTGAAGGTGTAATGTCAGGTATAGCTTTGACTTGAGGTGGTACAGTGACTATAGGATTCTTTGGCGGATTTTCTAACAGCGAGGCAAGCATTTTATTGCTCTCACGTAACTTGGATGGGCGGTCACTTTCACGTTTTGCTAATATGCCATCATCCGGTTCATTGAGCGAACGCTTGCGAGTTGTAGGATCACCCTGGTACTTTAAACTTTTTAGTAAATCCTCTTGCGACATGTCCTTGGAGTGATGTTGCCCGTGGCTATGACCGTGTGAATGACTATAGTGCCCATCGTCTTTTTGTAGCTGGCGCATCAATTCACTTTGTCGACCAAGCGAAGGTCCTTTTCCATCATCATCCTCCGATTTTTCGTTAAGCAGCTGTGTTAaatatattcagaaaaaaaatctgTATATTCCAATTCAAGTACATGAGTGTACTCAAACATTTGTGCTGATAGAATATGGCAGATAAGTGAATGGTTTAAAGGGATGGTGGGGCCTTACTTACCGACAGTAACATGGGATTGCTGGAGTTCGAAGATTTTGGTAATGCACCACCACCAAATAGGCGCGCATTCGATATACCAGTAGCGCCCATTTTGAACATTCCGGACGAACCCCTGTTGCTACCGCCGGCACCTCCACCATCCTTATCTTCATCGGAATTGAGTAGACTCTGATTGTAAAACTTTTGGGAGATCAAAAATATCGCATAAATAAAACCTCCTTACAAACTACATATTATCTTATGAGCAAAgaccatttatgtatataactctAAACTCACCTTATGGCGCAGGCTAAGATGATCTTTATCACCATCGGTCGGGTTCATTCCTGAGGTCATTGAATGCGATTTATTTGTCAATAAATGCCGTAAACGCTCTGATTCCGGTTGGGGTGGATTCGTCTGTGCAGATAGTTGGGTCATGTTAGCAACAGTGGTAAGTAATGGCGGACCACCATTTGGTAAATTTGCAGGGCCGCTCAACGCACCACTGGAACCACCTTGAGGTCCAGAATTATTGCCACTTATGCTGCTACTGCTGTTTATGCTAGCGTTCATGTGGtctttatcaatatttttatcactTGTTTCGAACGCCggaaaaccaaaaccaaacGGGCCTCCACTAACCCCGGGACCAGCAGATGACGGCTGACTTGTATTTGACTGAGGAGAAGGCAAGCTCGCAGCTGAGTGTGACGACAGTTGATATGGTGTCGATGGTGAAGCACATACTGCCGGACTGAAACCATGTCCCGCTGACGGTGGACGCGGAGTGCTTACTGGGGTAGTAACAGAAGCGCGAGAGTTTGGACGCGAATCCGTCCAACCAGTGGCGTCCATTTCAAAACTGGAATGTGCCAAGTCAAAATCAAAGGGGTCGGAGCTATAGAAAATCGTTGCTTCGGGTCCAGCAGGCGATGCGGTAAACGAATTGACCAGATTGGAATTATTCGAAGTCGAAGCCGATGTTGCCACAGTAGGATTGTTACGTTGTGTACCACTCCCTGTACCATTGATAACAGCTGAAGTCATCAGTGGTCCACCCACATTAGTAGTTTGCGTGGTGAGTGGTGGCATACCACCACCTCCAACTAGTCCTCCTAACATATGTACACCGCTACTTACACTTGCTAAAGCTGAGGCCGACGAAGAGGAGCATGACGAATTGTTATTAACAAGTGAGTCCAAGGGCAGAGAAAGGGGCGAAACTAACGATGGACTAGGCGACATTGTTGACAAACTGCTAGATGGCATCATACTACTGTTCCCGATACCTCCGATGTTCAATCCACTTATACCTCCTCCACCTATATCGTTATCCGTGTTAAGTAATGTTTGCAGAGACATAATATAATCGCCCTCAGTTTGCGactgatttaaaaaaagtcGTGAATTCGCCTTAACATGAACATAAATATCGGGTGCGCCGAGACGCAATCTAAATGGACGTGACATCACATTCGCAATGGGAGGATGAATGAGTGTTGCAGGCGTTCCACCAGGTGAGTGTGATGATGGAGAGTTCATCAAATGGACTGAAGCAGCTGACTCTTGAACCTCGCGTAAGTGAGATTTCAGAGCATTTAAGTCCTGCGGATGACAAAGATCTTGCAAAAGGCGTCCCAACCAACTACTCAAATGTTGACGATAGGGTTCACGAAGTGCAGTTACATCCAAATTGAGTATCTTGCCGTGTACGTCGAGTTTAAAGGTTAAATGCTCTATGGCCTGCGGTTGTATCTGCTGTATGGCCGGTTCATCTTCGGGACGGGTAATCAAACACAATATGGAGGACGTTGTATCACCATCGtctaaaatttatgtaattagcaaatgaaaaacttaaacaaCTAACATCCTACCTTTCATCGGTGTTGCTAGCAGCATAACTTCCTCATATTTTTCGGGGTTTATGTGTTGTCCGACAGTTTTCTGTTCCAAAGCATCGTTTTGGTGCGTCATAGATGTTTGAGTAGCCGAACGCAAATCTTTGACTAGCATTCGGACTTTAGCTGctatatttcttttagttttagcaCTCCCTGGACCTAAC
This DNA window, taken from Bactrocera neohumeralis isolate Rockhampton unplaced genomic scaffold, APGP_CSIRO_Bneo_wtdbg2-racon-allhic-juicebox.fasta_v2 ctg100, whole genome shotgun sequence, encodes the following:
- the LOC126766369 gene encoding nuclear receptor coactivator 2 isoform X4 — protein: MSIVAAENAGLGPCDLPDSWAPNTINSINNITSIVANSRDISSVSAVTKNSSNTAVPLNIDNNISSNIVFFKNQSSPTTTAIQPTTSFGFSPTSTARATTSTTSSLIYKVPLSSPAAATAAVTVSPASIGSVVTSLGVGLVPSIPTCASLTGTSASGTGAVAGVLLSSPISAGGSSNSISISGQKTITNYQVNNVNNNANNTGNTSVRSLTLPLQQQQLQLQQQNGLLLHNKQNNQNNNNSSLVNNNHHKNSNNFNLILRQKAAATVSLAAALQNSITMNAVASPISNNPATPTRKIRRKTDPKANLPQSQINKCNNEKRRRELENNYIEQLSEFLQLNKRGDTASTKPDKAAILNQVVKTYREFCDKGQSRDISSSTSTTASSALNSTTPNNNNSSSTCKSNDNRNNTASTRCLRCATDNCSIHPVQQGDVSSTEPPLPEPSLLNGQVPEISAYFEALEHYLSSVDWVLLQVTADGIIESCTQNIRELIGYDKQELFRKPLYQYLHSGDHAKLDPIINNMPYGVSGNATGDIGCGSGSQSGWNDLEDANSGTNSQHSTASLGPGSAKTKRNIAAKVRMLVKDLRSATQTSMTHQNDALEQKTVGQHINPEKYEEVMLLATPMKDDGDTTSSILCLITRPEDEPAIQQIQPQAIEHLTFKLDVHGKILNLDVTALREPYRQHLSSWLGRLLQDLCHPQDLNALKSHLREVQESAASVHLMNSPSSHSPGGTPATLIHPPIANVMSRPFRLRLGAPDIYVHVKANSRLFLNQSQTEGDYIMSLQTLLNTDNDIGGGGISGLNIGGIGNSSMMPSSSLSTMSPSPSLVSPLSLPLDSLVNNNSSCSSSSASALASVSSGVHMLGGLVGGGGMPPLTTQTTNVGGPLMTSAVINGTGSGTQRNNPTVATSASTSNNSNLVNSFTASPAGPEATIFYSSDPFDFDLAHSSFEMDATGWTDSRPNSRASVTTPVSTPRPPSAGHGFSPAVCASPSTPYQLSSHSAASLPSPQSNTSQPSSAGPGVSGGPFGFGFPAFETSDKNIDKDHMNASINSSSSISGNNSGPQGGSSGALSGPANLPNGGPPLLTTVANMTQLSAQTNPPQPESERLRHLLTNKSHSMTSGMNPTDGDKDHLSLRHKFYNQSLLNSDEDKDGGGAGGSNRGSSGMFKMGATGISNARLFGGGALPKSSNSSNPMLLSLLNEKSEDDDGKGPSLGRQSELMRQLQKDDGHYSHSHGHSHGQHHSKDMSQEDLLKSLKYQGDPTTRKRSLNEPDDGILAKRESDRPSKLRESNKMLASLLENPPKNPIVTVPPQVKAIPDITPSASRVNSTLGVMSVSAPNSLGGMPPKSGTMTTTSSISAGGSSVGAVGRSNSMRKQFSDAYLTLQQQQHQQQLHLQQQQQQQQQQQCLATSGTANVTASIVTSQASSQLAAPSGADGDSELSKILDSVMDYVSDDGPFVSAPTPTALAGLTQQEINERMAINAIQNSLMVETSQLQQQQHHQQQPQPPAYPGNVMGSGSGGSLTQQQQQLQLQHHLQMLQRQQAAIGGNQQSTQVQQMLEVLRVNANQSFQRPPPMYSASRNRGPMNTVTTPGGSVLPAHQQYRIRQQQQQQQQQKERLLQQQQKQQLLVPESATARTDQLCLNPNINNIGSLLNNTVAPNVALSRTNLPPDSQLSPNFSQSLLQQQQLSPGQRNAPFSPQTNAGYAPQYSQSGQRLSPHHQQHISQQQQQVNAQQQQQMAFQAAQAANANVTPQLSPRQPPFGGGAGGIQSPTGMPSSQQWNASGNVSTPSVQLSGNVTTQRGHSLQQHNPMLSAQLQQGVSPYTTRPYQNQRRSLNSPNGGGVSGNAVTSNIGTNVGLQRQNSFQGGESGGFSGGTSNSPSPQSPYGGPSSNVFQQQQMQRMQRQGSVPQTTQHLPGSPRPFIANVNHENIVGTSGNGAATSLGVNGGVSVGGSVGIVGFGGMMYNNMQHAAHATPQQTQNEFYGRAQAAGNAANSSDFVKQELRAVVSGRAQQQAAAAGGAGASSGGNGVPGGGGGNGGPGGLRITSTPQSPLSSAQQGPMSGGNSGGLNSTNSLSMQQHQSGSIGTGVSQNALLNTPDPSMNFSFDAQDFFGNNATR